The Chamaesiphon minutus PCC 6605 DNA window CCCCAATGCTGGGAGACTTTCCATTCCGGTTCCCCCAGCATTGGGGGCTAGGGGGCTTCCGCCCAATAGTCGCCCATTCGCCGCCCCATCCGCGATCTGAAAACCGCGTAGCAATTCCCACAGCGCATCCACCACCTGCTCGGCTAACTGCTCCGACACCGCCGACTGATAATCCCGACTACTCGCCAAAATCTGCGGCAACCGTCGATCGCTCGAACCATTAAACATCCGTTGGGCATTCAAAAGCGTATCCAATGCCCCTAAAATTAGCCTTCCAGCCACTTCGCCCATCGCCGCGAGGGGAAATGTCAAATGACCGGAAGATTCGCCCCGTGGCGCATATACAAGGCGTAAAGCTTCGCCATTCCACAAGATACCTGTAGGGATTTGACTCGATCGTAATAATCGCTCGAATCGCTCTTGTACCGTCGCATTCCAACTACTATTGGCTGGGCATTTATCCAACTCCTGCCCATCAGCGACTACCTGCACCAATACAATCCATTCCTGACTATCGGGATCTTTCACGCCGTAGGTAGGTTGCAATAGTTCGCCATATTCTGGCAGTGCTAAAGTCATCGAGTCCGGTAGATCGCTCTGTGGGACTAAATCCGCCGCTTCCCAGTCCAAAATCTGCTGGGTAAAAGTGGGGAAATCGATCCCTCAAGATTATGCAGTAATCCTTAACAAGAACCTTGTTCAAGATGCATTACGCAAGGGTACAATACAACAAAGGGATACATTTTTAATAAATAAATAATCTATACTATATCGACAGTGAGGAGTACCAGTGGCTACAGCCGTACATGTTGCTAATTTCTTCTTGTCTAAGGTTGACAGAGAAGCTGGAGATACCATTACTCAGCTTAAACTTTACAAGCTAGTGTATTATGCTCAAGCTTGGAATCTTGTTTTTTTGATGAGACCACTATTTGATAGTGATATACAAGCATGGATTCATGGCCCAGTGCCTATTGAATTAAGATCGTCTTTCTCAAAGTATGGAAATGATTCAATTCCAGAGCCAGAAAGCTCAACTGGTGATTTTGGTCTAGATGAAAAAGAGTTGAAGGTCTTGGATCTGGTGTGGGAGACATATGGAAATTTGAACGCACACGATTTAAGAAACCTAAGTCATAATGAACTTCCGTGGATAACCGCACGAGGAAATAGTCAGGAATCTGATTATGTTAATGCTGTTATCGAAAAGTATGATATTCGTGATTATTATGCGGACTATGGCAGCATTTTAAAAGATGGTCGTTTTTTGATAGATTCTGTCGTTATTGAAGAAGATAAGAGTTCACTTTTCTCTTTTAGTCTGTCTCTAAAAAATGGAACGTCTATTGACGTTCCATTTAACAAGCTTGAAAAAACTCTTCAAGAATACAGAGGACAACTCACAACACAAAACTAGCAAATCCTTTCCGGCTGGGCTTGATAACAGTCGGTAGATTAAGTGATAAGTGAAACAGATCGGCGCAATAGTTCTGAAGGTTAATCCCTTCTCTCGCCGCATCAGTAGCAATCAAAATTCGCAACGGGTGAGTATGTGGATCGGCATTAAAAGCGATTTTAATCTGTTCGCGATTCTGTTCGCCCATGCCGCCATGAAAGAATCCCAGCCGTTGGGACGTATTGCCAATCGCTTGTATAAGTTGCCGTTCTAAATAGCTTTTGGTGTCCAAATATTCAGTGAAAATCAACAGACGGCGATCGTTCCAAACAGCTTGCGGTTGCCCTAAATTTGGACACATATACGCCTTAATCCAAGCCACCAAATGCTGCACCTTCGCATCCGCCTGATGCCGCGCATTCTGAGCGATATTCCCCATTTCCGCCAATAGTGCCAACTCTTCAGCCCCAATCTCTCGATTAGTCAGTTGAGTAGCTCTAGTCATCTGAGTATCTTCTTCGGCTTGAACTTCAGCCTCGCTGAGTTCGGCTCGATCGTCATCAGATCCGATCGATTGACGCAATAAGGGGAAATCGCCCCCTAAATCCCCCAATTTTGGGGGACTTTCTCCTGTTCCCCCAGACTTGGGGGCTAGGGGGCGTTCGCTCTGACGCTGTTTCTCTGCTTGTCTTTCGATCGAGGCTCGATGTACTTTCAACGTCCGTGCAAAGGCTTCGATCGACGAAAGTAACCGTTTTTGCAGAGAAGTAATTACCAGCTTGGCAGTATTCTGAGTAGACTTAGGCGCGTCTTTGAGTCGTTGCTCCCGACAGGTGCGATATTGCTGGAGCAGTTGGGCGAGAACCAATTCTGGAGCATCTACAGGTAAACCCTCGATCGAGATCGGGATAATCTTCCGCTGCGAGAAGTCTCGATCTCCCGTATCTCGCAAATCTTGCTTCAACCGCCTTACCATCACCGTCTCTAAGGCTTTTCGATGCTTCTCTGGCTCGAATACTCCACGACAGAACCGTTGCGGATCGAGGATTTCGAGCAGGGCTGTGAAGCTGTTAGAGTGCCCATTATGGGGAGTCGCCGAGAGAAATAACTTATGTTCAAAGCGCGGTGCTAATTCCCGCATAGTTTTGGTGAGTTGAGAATCGAGTCTCGTTCCGAGAGGCTACGCCAACGCATACCGCGAACCACTCGCTGGCGCAGCATTATGCGCCTCATCCAAAATCAACATCGAACCAGGCGCAAACTCTTCCAGCCAAATCCGCAAAGGTGCCGCATAAGCTTCATCCCGCACCAAAGCATGAGAAATAATAAACCGATTGTGAGTAGCCCAAGGATTTACCCCATAACCGCGCTCCCGCCGCTTACTCGCAAAGAACTCGCGATTCTCGTTCCGAGAGGCTATGCCAACGATTACCTGAAATAGCAGCCCAAATCTGCTCTCCATCTCCTCTTGCCATTGCCGCACTACCGAAGGCGGACAAGCAATTACCACCCGCCGAATCTTCTGGCGCGTAATCATTTCCCGCAAGATTAGCCCCGCCTCGATCGTTTTCCCCAAACCCACATCATCAGCAATAAACAGCGACACGCGAGGCATCAACAAAGCCTTCCGCAACGGTTCCAACTGATACGCCTTAACTTCAATCCCCGCTCGATAAGGAGCCTGAAACAACTTGGGATTGGTAGAGGTAACGCAATTCCAGCGCAGAGTGTGGAGATAAGCCGAGAAGTAGTGAGGTCGATTCTCCGAGGAGACGCTACGCGAACGAATCCCCGTTGAGCAACCTGCTCCCAAGTCGAATTTCCCAAAATCGCCGCATCGATCTCCCGCGCCCAAAAGACTTCTAACACTTGCCCCTGAGCATCATCATTCAAGCAAGCCAGCGACACCAATGTATCCCCTTGAGGATGAATCGGTGGAGTAACGGCTTCGACTAAATACTGACGGGCGCGGACGTTAACGATCTGTCCGATTTCGGGGGTAGCAGGCATGATGGGAGATGGATGCAATGTCCCACAATCTTATCCCAACTTGGTGGAATAGCTCGTCTGCAATGAACGTTAAAAGCCAACTGACAGAACGCCGCAGCATTATCGTTGGGGAGCCTCTTCTCGGCACGAGAGGCTACGCCAACGAAACAAGAATCGCTAGTTGAAGCTCAATACCATTTACCAAAAATCTTGGGTAAGTTCGGCATTAACATCTTCCTTGGCGGCTTTCTGATTATATCCATTTGCAAGCTTTCTCAAAATTGCCGCCGTTTGCGGCCATTTATTCCCAATCTGTTTGGCATCCTTTTCATACTTTTCAGCAAGCACACGTTCTTGTTCGCCACCATCAGTTGACGATCGACTAGTGACACCTCGATTATTATAGATTTGAGTACGCCAACTATCCTTAACTGTTGAATTTGCCAATTCAATTAAATCTCGGACAACTCTGTGCGGCCATGCACCATCTGGATCGGAGGGAGAAAAAGAGAGCCGATACCCAATATAACGATCTGCGATGTTACTTCGATCGCATTCAGCCGCAAGTTCACAAACATTGACAACCCAAGATTTCAAAGCAATCTCGTCAACCGTTTCGTCTTCCAGTATTCCAGGTAGTTGCTTCCATCTTTCAAGTAAATGCCAGACTAACTGTGCTAGCGATCGATTGGGATGTTCATCATTCCCATTAGCTGCGGTTTGATTTTCTGCATGAGAAATGCATTGAAGGGCTTCTACAAAGAATTCAGGGTTCTTTGATAATCGATCGAAGAGTATTCGAGGACTACGAGAATGGGTATGAATTTGGAAATACGCTAACTCCAAATTAGCAAGACGATCTCGTGAAAATTCGGTTTTCTCTAGATAGTTTAGCAACTCCGCTGAGTGATGAGGAAACAAAGTACGATCGAAGCCTTGTCCAGCTTCAGTCTGGGCAGATGATTCAAGAATTTCGGCAATGCGATCGAGTGAAAAGAGTTCGGGATTATCTTTCAACACCCAAGAGATTTGGTCAACAGCAAGATGAGGTCTACCGAATTCCAGAAGTTTTGCGAGTACCCAGTCAGTTCGCTCTACTCCCAGAAATTCAACATGCTTTACATTACGCCAGAAGTAGCTTTGAGTTTCTGAATGAGCAGCATTCAGCCGATCTATTAAGCATAAGTTAAATGGCAGACAAAGCAAGAACTTTCCGTACCCTTCTGCGCTCCAGGGTGACAAATTATCCTTTAGACAGTCATCAATCCACAGTTCACCTCGATCGTAAGCATTACAACGTATATAGCTGCTTGCTAACTCATGTCGCCATAGATCGGGAGATCCAAGATTCTCTCGAAGAAATAGATTTAAGTCGATCGGTAGCGATTGTGTCTGAGCTAAAGCCACGCCTACAAAACTGGGTGCCCGCACTTGCTGTGCTAATTGTATAACTCCATCCCATCCTTGCAAATTTAGGATTTCTGCTAATGCTTCTAACCTCGAATTTTCAATAATTCCATCCTCATCCCTAACATACGTGAAAAGCTCACGATGGCGGTATACCAAATCGTCTGGCTCAAGTTGCATCAAGATTGCGTTGAGTCGCTGAATATTTTCGATCGACATCGACCACTGAGAGTCAAAAAACTTCTGATAATCGGAAATCTCATGCCGTAGGCAGTCAGATATACTCACCCGCTCTTCAAATGAAAATTGCTGAGATTTGAGTATTTCTAATGAATTTACGATCGCATCCTTTTGGTTGGCAGTCATGAATCTTGCTCGATCGATTAGGCTACACCACCGAGCAATGTTAACACCTGCATTAGCAATCAATTTCTCTAAAATTGCATCACTTGCATCCATCAAATCTTGACTAATAAATGTCGAAGCAGTCTCCGTCACCCAGTCTCGCCATCTCGTCTTGCGTTCCATCAAAGACATATGATAATGGGAGATGAGACTCATCGATAAATTCCAGGCTATGTCTGGTTCTCGCTGATAAAGCGTGTCTATTGTTTGTAGACAATCGGATAAAGAAGCATTAGCATTTGGATGAAAATAAAGCCACCAAATAAAGACAGTTTCTAAACTACTTTTAGGTCTATTACCCAAATTACCACCTGGGTCTAATCGTGTTAGCCGCGCCAGCGACAATGCCGATCGACTCAAGTAGTCAGGATGCAATGCCAAGCGTTCCATTGCCCACAGCAGTCCAGTATGAGGCGAAGATAAAGCTGAATGCGAACTTCGATCTTGAAATAAACTAATGAGGATGGGGTTTTCTCCAGATAAACCTTCCTCGATCGCGTCTAACAAGACTTCTGGTGCAGCCTCGGCAATTAGAGGCAGTTTATCGGACAGTGAAGCCCACAATATTGGATGATCTTTCACCTGTTCCATCAACCGCCAAACTATTCGACTGGCGACATCTTCACCCGATCGATTCGCACCAGATAATAGGATTTCAGAACTTCGAGTTGCCATCAATGCCAGCATTTCTAGGATGCCCTCTCTCAAGCAATTCGATCGAGTAAGCACTTTTCCATAAATAGTCGCCATCATTCTTTCTTCTGGTGGCAACTCAAACGCGGGGTTAAGTTCGCTCAACACCTCAACAGCAACATCCTCAAAACGTTTCAGATCGTCATCGGTAAGATAACGTGCAATCAGTATCCAAGCATCTTCTTGAGAGGCGATTGTCCAAACATCTCCTATTTTGCGAACTGGAGCGTCTGGTTCATTTGCCCAGCGTACTAACTGGGTTTGGATCGCATCATAAGATTGTTCTGATAGCTGCTCTAAGACCTTTCGATCGCCGTCCCAAGAGTCGCTCCATGCACTGACAAGTAATGGAGCAAGCAACGCACGGGCCTCGTTCGGTTTTGCCCATGCTGGTTGCTGAATATTTTTGGCGATCGCTAATTTTCGCCTTAGAGCAGATAGGCTCCGTCGAGAAAGAGTTGCGTAGCTGTGTGATTTATTCCTATTCAACCCCATTCCCTGCAAAGCTTTTTCTGCGGCATCATGCACAATGCGAGGCAAAAGATTTTCAAGATCGGAACTCAATCGATCGCATGAGACGAAAACGTGATGACCATTCTGAATTGCTGTTCCAATACCGTCTGGTTCTCCTAATTCAACAATTAAAATCAGCGGATCGGACGATTCAATTAGTTGCTGCCACGATATCTCGCAATTAATCACAACCGCACAACTGAGAATTTTAGTTCGTTCTTCTGGCTCTAATCCCTGCACAACTGCTGCTAAAAAAGCACTCACCTCTTTTTGTGGTTCCCCCTGTAATATCAGTACATCAGGATTTCCTCGCAGCCAGCTAATCACACGCTCTCGATCTTTCTCTCGCCCACCGATTACTAGATCTGGACTGAATGGTGGTTTTGTATCTTGCGACCAGCTTTTCCAGAATCGATCGAGGGTACGAATTTTCTGAGGCGATATGTCAAAGCGTAGAATGACTTGCTCGACTTTGGCGATCGCAATTCCACTATTTTGAGCAATATTTTGGCTTCCATCACCAAAACTAGATTGTGAGATACTGTTGGGATCGGTCATTGCTTCTTACTCGTGAATAGTCAAATTGCCAGCAACATTGCCAAATACCTTGCCGCCTAGAACTTGACCGATCGTCTGTACCCCATCACCTGTTGAAAGCTGGTTAATCGGTGTTCCACTATTGCTTCCAGCCATGATTTTAGCGATCGCTTTCGCCAAATCTGGATTTTCATTCAACAATGTTTCTAATTCTTCCAGAAAGACCGCTTTACGTGGCTCACTCTCTGACTTTGCTGCTACCTGCTCTGCTGCTGTTCTAGCATCACCCTTTAGCACAGGTTCAAGTTTTTCCCAGATTTGCTTGACCACGATCTCGACACCACTTTTACCAATTTGTGTAACAGCACCACTCATCAACACAGGTAAATAAGGCGCAAGATGAGCCTTTTCGGCTAGTGCAATATTTGTAATATGACTGCTCATATTTTTTGCCTGATATTTGGAAATAAATTAGCCTCTCTATTATAATATAGTTCGTCTGTTCTATAAAAATTGCAGTGAAAAGCTGTATCGCTCCGGCAAGTTACATCACACTGTAGTCGTCAATAAGTATTCAGGAATTCATGGCAGAGTCAGCCTTTTCAACTTCTAGCGACGATCCAAACCTCAACTCTCAAATTCAGCAACATGCTGGGGGTGATAGCAGTCAGGTAATCGGTCTATTAAAAGATAGTAATGTATTCAATAATGTTGTTGGCAATGTGACCATTGAGATCCATAACTACCACGACCGAAAAGAGGTAGAGATTAAGATCGATGACACCGCAAAATCTGCTGCCGATCTACTCGCTTGTCCTTATCGCGGTTTGTTTCACTTTGGGCCAGAGGATGTGGAATATTTCTTTGGTCGGGAAAACTTTGTTGAAGAATTGGTGAGAGCAACACAAACCCGTAATTTTATTCCTTTACTAGGCGCATCGGGTAGCGGCAAATCTTCAGTAGTTTTGGCAGGATTAGTGCCTAAATTACAACAGGCTGGTCATTGGCAGTTTACCCATTTTCGTCCAGGTTCTGACCCATTTTATGCTTTGGCTGAGGCACTTGTGCCACTGTACATGTCAGAGCTTGATTCTACTGACAAAATCACTCAAGCGGGTAAGCTGGCTCAAGCTCTTAAAGATGGAACACCTCTTTCTCGTATTTTTAGCTCGATTCAACGCCAACACCCTAACGATCGAGTGTTGCTAATTGCCGACCAATTTGAGGAACTCTATACTCTCTGTACTGATGAGGCCACCCGTCGTGATTTCCTCGATCTATTACTAGCTGGTATTGCTGCGCCTGCCGTAGGCAGAGCCTCTCTGAAAGAGAATCGCATCCATTTTTCCCCAGTACTGGTGGCAACGATGCGGGCAGATTTTTTGGGAAATGCGCTCTCATATCGCCCCTTTGCTGATATCTTACAAAATACCGACCTAAAGCTTGGCCCGATGAATCAGGCAGAACTGATGGAGGCGATCGCTAAACCAGCAGAAATGGCAGGGCATCCTCTAGACTTGAGTACGATCGATCTATTAATCGAACAAACAGCAGGCAGAGCAGGTGCTTTACCCCTGCTCCAATTTGCGTTGGTGCAGATTTGGGCAGGTCTGGCAGAAGGAAAAGAACCTGCAGAGACACTCAGGGCGATTGGTGGTGTGGGAGGTGCTCTAGCTGGAGAAGCACAACGTATCTATGTCGGTCTTACCCCCGAACAACAAGGAATTGCGCGGCGGGTATTTTTGGGATTGGTGCAGTTGGGTGAGGGTGCGAAAGATACTCGGCGGCGAGTGGAGCTAGAACGGTTGGTATCACATCGGGACGGTCTCGATCGGGTGAAGCAAGTAATCGATCGCTTTGCAAACCCTGGTACTCGGTTGATTACCCTAGCGAATGATGGAGGCGCGGAGACTGCCGAAGTGACCCATGAGGCGTTATTTGACAACTGGCAGCAGTTGAAAGACTGGCTCGATGGCAGTCGTAGCGATCTACAGTTTCAAAGGCGACTGGATGAAGCAGTGATGGTTTGGCAAAATAATGGACGACCAGAAGGGAATTTATGGCGATCGCCCGATCTGGATTTGTTGCGACGTTATCAGCACAGGGCTGGGGACGATCTGACACCCTTGCAACTAGAATTTTTTCAGGCTGCGGATCGATCTCAATGTGAACAAAAGCGTTTCTGGGGATTTATTAAACTTTCTACCCTCTTATCTCTGGTATTGACAACCAGCACCACTATACTTTTAGGCTTACAATTGAGGCAGGCTCAGTCGTTGCAACTGCAAATATTAGGAACCAATGCTGCTAACTTATTAGCCTTTAACCAACCTGTAGATAGTACTATTAATGCAATTGCCACCAATAATTTAAGTCAGTTAGCTTGGTTAAAATTTCCCACTCCCGATCGCGCTCAAGTTGCCTTTATAGATGGAATTTTGTTGGATACTGTTTGGGTTGCCAATCCAGAGCAAAATCAGTTGCAACATGATTCTACTGTTATTTCAGCAGCATACAGTCCAGATGGTCAGCGCATTGTCAGTGGCGGTCACGATCGTGCTGTCCGCATTTGGGATGCAAAGACTGGGAAATCCATCGGTAAACCTCTACTCGGTCATACGGAGAGCGTTTATTCAGTAGCATTTAGTCCAGACGGACAGCAGATCGCTAGCGGTAGTTGGGACAAGACTGTGCGAATTTGGGACGCAAAAACGGGGGAACCACTCAGTAAACCTTTGCCTTTGCCAGGAGATCGCAGTTGGATTAATTCAATAGCATATAGTCCGGATAGTCAGAGTATTGTCAGTGGTAGTTATGACAAGACGATCTGGATCTGGGATGCAAAAACGGGAAAACCCATCGGTAAATCTCTACTCGGTCATACAGAGAGCGTTAGTTCAGTAGCATATAGTCCAGATAGTCAGAGTATTGTCAGTGGTAGTTATGACAAGACGATCCGGATCTGGGATGCAAAAATGGGAAAACTCATCGGTAAACCTCTACTCGGTCACAG harbors:
- a CDS encoding Panacea domain-containing protein — encoded protein: MATAVHVANFFLSKVDREAGDTITQLKLYKLVYYAQAWNLVFLMRPLFDSDIQAWIHGPVPIELRSSFSKYGNDSIPEPESSTGDFGLDEKELKVLDLVWETYGNLNAHDLRNLSHNELPWITARGNSQESDYVNAVIEKYDIRDYYADYGSILKDGRFLIDSVVIEEDKSSLFSFSLSLKNGTSIDVPFNKLEKTLQEYRGQLTTQN
- a CDS encoding WD40 repeat domain-containing protein, translated to MAESAFSTSSDDPNLNSQIQQHAGGDSSQVIGLLKDSNVFNNVVGNVTIEIHNYHDRKEVEIKIDDTAKSAADLLACPYRGLFHFGPEDVEYFFGRENFVEELVRATQTRNFIPLLGASGSGKSSVVLAGLVPKLQQAGHWQFTHFRPGSDPFYALAEALVPLYMSELDSTDKITQAGKLAQALKDGTPLSRIFSSIQRQHPNDRVLLIADQFEELYTLCTDEATRRDFLDLLLAGIAAPAVGRASLKENRIHFSPVLVATMRADFLGNALSYRPFADILQNTDLKLGPMNQAELMEAIAKPAEMAGHPLDLSTIDLLIEQTAGRAGALPLLQFALVQIWAGLAEGKEPAETLRAIGGVGGALAGEAQRIYVGLTPEQQGIARRVFLGLVQLGEGAKDTRRRVELERLVSHRDGLDRVKQVIDRFANPGTRLITLANDGGAETAEVTHEALFDNWQQLKDWLDGSRSDLQFQRRLDEAVMVWQNNGRPEGNLWRSPDLDLLRRYQHRAGDDLTPLQLEFFQAADRSQCEQKRFWGFIKLSTLLSLVLTTSTTILLGLQLRQAQSLQLQILGTNAANLLAFNQPVDSTINAIATNNLSQLAWLKFPTPDRAQVAFIDGILLDTVWVANPEQNQLQHDSTVISAAYSPDGQRIVSGGHDRAVRIWDAKTGKSIGKPLLGHTESVYSVAFSPDGQQIASGSWDKTVRIWDAKTGEPLSKPLPLPGDRSWINSIAYSPDSQSIVSGSYDKTIWIWDAKTGKPIGKSLLGHTESVSSVAYSPDSQSIVSGSYDKTIRIWDAKMGKLIGKPLLGHRSIVTSVTYSPDGRSIVSGSSDKTIRIWDAKTRLPIGEPMEGHELAVKSVAYSPDGQNIVSGSDDRTVRIWDAKTRLPIGQPLKGHEDVLNSVALSPDGKHIISSGDKTVRIWQGKTLEPIVKQLKGDQDLINSVAFSPNRERIVNIKSDGTVWSWDVRAGVVIGQPLLLQGNRSYLTSVAVSPDGQWIVTGSFSGVVQVWNAKTGSLIRDLWQERKSPIQSVAFSFDGQRIVSGSDDLTIRIWDAKTGLPIGKPLFLKGHRNYLTSVAFSPDGQRIITGSKDSTVRIWEIRTGA